The following are encoded in a window of Brevibacillus ruminantium genomic DNA:
- a CDS encoding response regulator transcription factor, with amino-acid sequence MEKKASILVVDDEERIRRLLRMYLERESFLIDEADNGEQALDMAMTADYDIILLDLMLPGMDGIEVCQKIRERKATPIIMLTAKGEETNRVHGFEAGVDDYVIKPFSPREVVYRVKAILRRASATAYLKTETFNSHSVLVFPELTIDHDAHKVIASGQEVSLTPKEYELLHYLALSPDKVFTREELLKDVWHYEFFGDLRTVDTHIKRLREKLNRVSPVAAQMIATVWGVGYKLEVPK; translated from the coding sequence ATGGAGAAAAAAGCGAGTATCCTTGTAGTGGATGATGAGGAGCGCATTCGCCGACTGCTTCGCATGTATCTGGAGCGAGAATCCTTCCTGATTGACGAGGCGGATAACGGTGAACAGGCATTGGACATGGCCATGACGGCAGATTACGATATCATTTTACTGGACCTGATGCTGCCTGGTATGGATGGCATTGAGGTTTGTCAAAAGATTCGCGAGCGCAAAGCGACGCCTATTATCATGCTCACGGCAAAAGGGGAGGAGACGAATCGCGTACACGGCTTCGAAGCGGGAGTAGATGATTATGTGATCAAACCCTTTAGCCCGCGTGAGGTCGTGTATCGAGTCAAAGCGATCCTGCGTCGAGCTTCAGCGACAGCCTATCTGAAAACGGAGACGTTCAACAGCCATTCCGTGCTCGTGTTTCCTGAGCTGACGATCGACCATGATGCGCATAAAGTGATCGCCAGCGGACAGGAAGTCAGCCTGACACCCAAAGAGTATGAGCTTTTGCATTATCTTGCTTTGTCACCGGACAAAGTGTTTACGCGAGAGGAATTGCTGAAAGATGTCTGGCATTATGAGTTTTTTGGTGATCTGCGAACCGTGGATACCCATATCAAACGGCTGCGAGAAAAACTGAATCGTGTGTCGCCTGTTGCCGCACAGATGATCGCGACAGTTTGGGGTGTCGGTTACAAGCTTGAGGTGCCCAAATAA
- the ccsA gene encoding cytochrome c biogenesis protein CcsA: MQLIQLSDVLLDIAFVLYVLASIVFVVAMTGKNWAGRDPKQHELKYGRIAYLLAVVGFVAQTGYVVFRWIAGGHSPTSNMFEFMAFLDYCIILAYLIIYRIYRLTVIGAFVLPLGVVMLAYSYVFPKEVTPLIPALQSYWLHIHVTTAALGEGILAIGFAAGLMYLVRTVPQEVATKSTRWLEVVLAVVLMLVGFIGMESTFSRLDQKTVFELSTEQLNNPGQMEKMKVEYTMPAIVAPNDSTIIKAGPMNPLFTAPTWMEGKDAARKLNTMIWSVLTGLVLYGVLRLVLRKRLAAAMQPALKDIDPEMIDEISYRAISIGYPVFTLGALIFAMIWAEEAWGRFWGWDPKEVWALIVWLFYSAYLHLRLSRGWIGAKSAWMSVIGFVIILLTLVMVNLVIAGLHSYAGV, encoded by the coding sequence GTGCAGCTAATTCAATTAAGTGACGTATTGCTGGATATTGCCTTTGTGCTGTACGTGTTGGCTTCGATCGTTTTTGTCGTGGCCATGACGGGAAAGAATTGGGCCGGGCGGGATCCCAAACAGCATGAATTAAAGTACGGGCGCATCGCCTATCTTCTCGCCGTTGTCGGATTTGTGGCACAGACAGGCTATGTCGTCTTTCGCTGGATCGCCGGCGGACACAGCCCGACGAGCAACATGTTCGAATTTATGGCTTTCCTCGATTACTGTATCATTCTCGCTTATCTGATCATTTACCGGATTTACAGATTGACGGTGATCGGTGCTTTCGTCCTGCCGCTCGGGGTTGTCATGCTGGCCTATTCTTATGTATTTCCCAAAGAAGTAACCCCACTGATTCCTGCCCTGCAGAGCTACTGGCTGCATATCCATGTGACGACAGCAGCACTCGGTGAAGGGATTCTGGCGATTGGTTTTGCGGCGGGCCTGATGTATCTGGTGCGTACCGTGCCACAGGAAGTCGCAACGAAAAGCACTCGTTGGCTGGAGGTTGTTCTGGCCGTTGTATTGATGCTGGTTGGTTTTATCGGGATGGAATCTACGTTTTCTCGGCTTGATCAAAAAACAGTCTTTGAATTATCAACAGAACAATTGAATAATCCGGGACAAATGGAGAAAATGAAGGTAGAGTATACCATGCCGGCGATCGTCGCTCCCAATGATTCGACGATCATCAAAGCTGGCCCGATGAATCCTCTGTTTACCGCACCGACCTGGATGGAGGGCAAGGACGCTGCACGAAAGCTGAATACGATGATCTGGTCTGTCTTGACTGGTCTGGTACTGTATGGCGTGCTTCGCTTGGTCTTGCGGAAAAGACTGGCGGCAGCGATGCAGCCGGCATTGAAGGATATCGATCCGGAGATGATTGACGAGATCAGCTATCGCGCGATCAGCATCGGTTATCCGGTATTTACGCTTGGTGCCCTGATTTTTGCGATGATTTGGGCCGAAGAGGCATGGGGGCGTTTCTGGGGGTGGGATCCCAAGGAAGTGTGGGCTCTTATTGTATGGCTCTTCTACAGCGCTTATCTTCACCTGCGTCTCTCCCGTGGCTGGATTGGAGCAAAATCCGCGTGGATGTCTGTGATCGGTTTTGTGATTATCTTACTCACACTGGTCATGGTAAACCTGGTAATTGCAGGTCTGCACTCTTATGCAGGGGTGTAA
- a CDS encoding ATP-binding protein encodes MTIIALFALVLTLFSLMIVESFDSFYFQRQTKNLQNVAEGLSQTLSTYADKTTALSMASSFSAVHRTGLIMVDENGKQIGASEGAGLAFIPIEQLLQSPDLKLSEALKGKHLAPERIHFSHNPGDRNGTIQLLAIAVPIELTPGKNGAIVMYQAIEDFDDTVKEVRKLIFVVGVVGFISTTVFAFFLSSRITYPLRQMKETAHRIAEGDFHAEIPIRTTDEIGELAASFNSMASHLNQLVDALSKEKEQLSSVLRSMVDGVIMIDEQGKIAVTNPPAEHFLRDWTYEHPDEPIPLFTFYQMVVRTGHEVTEEIPAQGRIWSLVMIPLTDRDQIRGAVAVIREITRERKLDKMRNDFVANVSHELRTPLSMLQGYSEAIVDDIAATPEEHKELAQIIYDESVRMTKLVNELLSLARMEAGHIEVSLEQVEVRPYLERIQRKFVNLAREQEIHLLLEINTSVETTWIDPDRMEQVLTNLIDNAIRHTHEGGTVVLRARGDQTLLLEVSDTGSGIPQEDLPFVFERFYKADKARTRGKAGGTGLGLAIAKNIVEAHGGTIGVQSKLGEGTTFTIALPDKHKIVKA; translated from the coding sequence ATGACGATCATCGCGTTGTTCGCTTTGGTTTTAACCTTGTTCAGTCTGATGATTGTCGAGTCCTTCGACAGCTTCTATTTCCAGCGGCAAACGAAGAATCTGCAGAATGTGGCGGAGGGTCTCTCACAAACACTGTCCACCTATGCAGATAAAACAACAGCATTGTCTATGGCATCCAGCTTCAGCGCCGTTCATCGCACGGGACTAATTATGGTTGACGAAAATGGAAAGCAGATTGGTGCAAGTGAAGGGGCGGGCCTCGCGTTCATTCCGATTGAGCAATTATTGCAATCACCTGATTTGAAGCTTTCTGAGGCCTTAAAGGGAAAGCATCTGGCTCCCGAACGGATACATTTTTCACATAATCCAGGGGACCGTAACGGTACGATTCAGTTGCTGGCAATCGCCGTACCTATCGAGCTCACACCGGGAAAAAACGGCGCCATCGTGATGTACCAGGCGATTGAAGATTTCGACGATACCGTGAAGGAAGTGCGGAAGCTGATCTTTGTCGTGGGTGTGGTTGGGTTTATCTCGACTACCGTGTTTGCTTTCTTCCTGTCGTCGCGGATCACGTATCCGCTGCGCCAGATGAAGGAGACAGCCCATCGGATTGCAGAAGGGGATTTTCATGCGGAAATTCCGATCAGAACGACGGATGAGATCGGTGAACTGGCTGCATCGTTCAACAGTATGGCCAGTCACCTCAATCAATTGGTAGACGCCCTATCCAAGGAAAAGGAACAGCTTTCCAGTGTGCTTCGGAGTATGGTGGACGGCGTCATCATGATCGATGAACAAGGCAAAATTGCCGTGACCAACCCGCCAGCCGAACACTTTTTGCGCGACTGGACCTATGAGCATCCAGACGAGCCGATTCCGCTGTTCACGTTTTACCAGATGGTCGTTCGCACGGGCCATGAGGTTACGGAAGAGATTCCGGCACAAGGAAGAATCTGGTCTCTGGTGATGATCCCGCTTACTGATCGCGATCAGATTCGGGGGGCTGTTGCCGTCATCCGTGAGATCACGCGGGAGCGAAAGCTGGACAAGATGCGTAACGATTTTGTCGCCAATGTCTCCCATGAGCTCCGTACGCCTTTGTCCATGCTGCAAGGCTACAGTGAAGCGATTGTAGATGACATCGCCGCTACTCCGGAAGAGCATAAGGAGCTTGCCCAGATTATCTATGACGAGTCGGTGCGTATGACCAAGCTGGTCAATGAACTGCTGAGCCTGGCAAGGATGGAGGCGGGTCATATTGAGGTGTCGCTGGAGCAGGTCGAAGTGCGTCCGTACCTGGAGCGCATTCAGCGGAAATTTGTCAATCTGGCCAGGGAACAGGAAATACATTTGCTGCTGGAAATCAATACATCCGTGGAAACCACATGGATTGACCCGGATCGGATGGAACAGGTGCTGACGAATCTGATTGACAATGCCATTCGCCATACACATGAGGGAGGAACCGTCGTACTGCGTGCACGCGGAGACCAGACCCTGTTGTTGGAAGTAAGCGATACCGGTTCAGGGATTCCGCAGGAAGACTTGCCATTTGTCTTTGAACGCTTTTACAAGGCGGACAAGGCGCGTACACGCGGAAAGGCAGGCGGAACCGGGCTTGGCCTTGCGATTGCCAAGAATATTGTGGAGGCCCATGGAGGAACCATTGGAGTACAGAGCAAGCTGGGAGAGGGTACGACCTTTACCATCGCCTTGCCTGATAAACATAAAATTGTAAAAGCATAG